One genomic region from Bacillus aquiflavi encodes:
- a CDS encoding YphA family membrane protein, with amino-acid sequence MDGQIFYWFSWIYWTITTFFVSRKCPLRLKQSIIILLAIIISPYYFSVYEYDVYFISLLLIVIAYTYIAKLKQLSIIYFIISSFIIAIAYVSFNLFELYAPIWLIFKREWMLSFIITFLAVFLHKKNMNRFIVVFSGTIQGEMLYSIVMKRLSISYPIGSLIFIDLIAVIITLLFAWYAIEQAAASLSQYFTSLEKEKQKLL; translated from the coding sequence TTTTTATTGGTTTTCATGGATTTATTGGACGATTACAACATTTTTTGTTAGCAGGAAGTGTCCACTGCGCTTAAAACAGTCAATCATCATTTTATTAGCAATTATCATTAGCCCTTACTACTTTTCGGTATATGAGTATGATGTTTACTTTATAAGCCTGTTATTGATCGTAATCGCCTATACGTATATAGCAAAATTGAAGCAGTTGTCAATTATATATTTTATTATTTCTTCTTTTATTATTGCAATTGCTTACGTGAGCTTTAACTTATTTGAACTGTATGCTCCAATTTGGCTCATATTCAAACGAGAGTGGATGCTCTCTTTTATTATTACATTTTTAGCTGTTTTTCTTCATAAAAAAAATATGAATCGTTTTATTGTTGTTTTTTCAGGTACTATTCAAGGTGAAATGTTATATTCAATCGTGATGAAGAGATTATCGATCTCCTATCCAATTGGTTCCCTAATTTTTATCGACTTAATCGCAGTTATTATTACATTGTTGTTTGCTTGGTATGCGATTGAACAAGCAGCTGCAAGTTTAAGTCAGTATTTTACCTCTTTAGAAAAGGAGAAGCAAAAACTATTATGA